In Rutidosis leptorrhynchoides isolate AG116_Rl617_1_P2 chromosome 2, CSIRO_AGI_Rlap_v1, whole genome shotgun sequence, one genomic interval encodes:
- the LOC139890194 gene encoding uncharacterized protein: protein MIVKARERRRRDIDNIKFIKDEAGQTIVKEDEIRKIWEGYFSSLFIGGVPGHREDLQDLGIEQFQNNNFCRRISHEEVRLALQKIGRNKAVGPDQIPREAWRFLGDDGMNTPTMKLWERVIKNRLRRESTASENQFGFMPEHSSMEAIHIIRSLMEKYREKQKRLEIVLLDLEKAYDCVPRKLIWKTLNILHQNQNQTTSVPEKQKYPESGMSRSRRMISQARDVTKTDPNSALDLISPTQNRLILS, encoded by the exons atgattgtaAAAGCTAGAGAGCGTAGAAGGAGGGATatagataacatcaagtttatcaaagATGAAGCCGGCCAAACTATTGTGAAGGAAGACGAAATTAGGAAAATATGGGAAGGGTATTTCTCATCTCTTTTCATTGGTGGAGTACCCGGGCATCGAGAGGATCTGCAGGACTTGGGTATAGAACAATTCCAGAACAACAATTTCTGTAGGAGGATCAGCCATGAAGAAGTAAGATTGGCACTACAAAAGATAGGGAGAAACAAAGCGGTTGGACCAGACCAGATTCCGAGAGAAGCGTGGCGCTTCCTTGGAGATGATGGT ATGAACACCcctactatgaagctttgggagagagtgatcaAGAATAGACTTCGACGCGAATCTACTGCTTCCGAGAACCAGTTTGGTTTCATGCCAGAGCACTCTTCGATGGAGGCAATTCATATTATAAGGagtcttatggagaagtatagggaaaagCAAAAGAGGCTAGAGATTGTTTTGTTAGACTTAGAAAAGGCCTATGATTGTGTTCCACGAAAGTTGATTTGGAAGACGCTTAAT attttacatcagaatcagaatcagacaaCTTCGGTCCCTGAAAAACAAAAGTATCCTGAATCTGGGATGTCGCGGTCGCGACGGATGATTTCGCAGGCGCGAGATGTCACTAAAACTGATCCAAACTCAGCCTTGGAtctcatttcacccacacaaaacCGTCTCATCCTTTCTTAG
- the LOC139890195 gene encoding uncharacterized protein translates to MDMDMKLILYQAIVMDEQHVGLGGFRRGDRLLNPVRIRVGSWNAGSLTSKSRELVDTLLKRKVNILCVQETRWIRWRSEDAVIIDDYKLWFSGSRVARNEVGIIIRHRYRNHVVGVDRCSDMIMSVRLVIQEETFVVISAYVPHAGLDEDDKKHFWESLDEVVRRCPADHQSLLGETLMDI, encoded by the coding sequence CACGTAGGTCTAGGAGGGTTTAGAAGAGGTGATAGGCTACTGAACCCGGTTAGGATTAGAGTGGGGAGTTGGAATGCAGGATCCTTGACTAGCAAATCACGTGAGCTTGTAGATACATTACTTAAAAGAAAAGTGAATATTTTGTGtgttcaagagactagatggaTTAGATGGAGGAGTGAAGATGCGGTTATTATTGATGACTACAAGTTGTGGTTTTCAGGTTCTAGAGTAGCTAGAAATGAGGTAGGAATCATTATACGACATCGTTATAGGAACCATGTTGTGGGTGTGGATAGGTGTAGCGATATGATTATGTCGGTTAGATTAGTTATACAGgaggagacttttgtggtcattaGCGCTTACGTACCTCATGCGGGTTTAGACGAAGATGATAAGAAACATTTTTGGGAATCGTTGGATGAGGTTGTGAGGAGGTGCCCTGCTGACCATCAATCGCTTTTGGGGGAGACCTTAATGGACATATAG